A window of the Rhodohalobacter mucosus genome harbors these coding sequences:
- a CDS encoding VCBS repeat-containing protein — translation MMKPHPIRLPAIAAAFIFILSSCSLLQDQEPQLFESILPEESGVDFINQLTSTSDFNVYRYRNFYNGGGVAAGDLNGDSLPDLYLISNSGANKLYLNRGDFKFEDVTQAAGVSGNKPWSAGVSLVDINGNGLLDIYVTNSGEFEPERRRNELFINNGDGTFTESAAEYGLDDPGYSIHASFFDYDGDGDLDMYLLNNSDAAIADFELSDNQRMERDEYGGDKLFRNDDGLFTDVSAEAGIYGSEIGFSLSATVSDVNRDGWPDIYIANDFFERDYLYLNNTDGTFREVLTDQMNSISAASMGADIADLTNNGWPDIYVSDMLPLTDERTKKITTYENWELFTDKESWGYHYQVTRNTLQLNNGNGTYSEIGRYSDVQASDWSWAVLLADFDLNGFNDILVTNGLLQDITNLDYIQEINNPDMIRSIISDQDLDFSELIEMIPSNPVPNVLFANNGDLTFEEKAEAWGIGEPGFSSGAVWADLDADGDLDLVINDVNNPAKLYQNHSLQTYPDRGSLKLTLQGKAPNTLAIGAQAEAWSGDQYWFREHYLQRGYQSSVEPGIFIGTGLQNSIDSLRVTWPNGTVTTLTDISLPSELSLVQPDTEAPEDPHRFSNPSYLPGDMKPAQNGLASAPLLTDISGSIGLGWEHQRFDYNDFNRELLLVHMRSSEGPALCKADVNRDGLDDLYIGGGRNQPGVLVRQDETGNFSSVSVPDFMDDESAEDTDCAFFDATGNGYPDLYVTSGGNSYSTGSSGLLDRLYLNDGNGMFRKSANFLPTGSYSSNSTVTPIDINGDESMDLFVGERLKLFNVGQPARGFLMLNDGNGQFTDVTAEYGNGFDSLGMITSSAAIDWDMDGMDDLAITGEWMHPMIFRNTGNGFELIPSNPELSRLRGLWMSLTVDDLDGDGRDDLILGNLGLNTHFRTSTENPLRMWVGDFQNNGVTDQILSRSVEGRDLPFVLKHDLFSQIPSLQSSYPTYESYASQSMSDLFDAEQLETARVLQADILENIVIYNRESGPEWASLPPRAQFTPVHGILSKDLDGDQIPEIVLSGNLIEAKPMAGPYDAGYGTALVMTENGEIKSLPPQISGLSIPGSGRDIISLQRANGDSLLVIARNNGTPLFYRINR, via the coding sequence ATGATGAAACCTCATCCCATTAGACTACCGGCCATTGCAGCCGCATTCATTTTTATCCTTTCCTCCTGTTCACTGCTACAGGATCAGGAACCTCAGCTCTTTGAATCGATCCTGCCGGAAGAGTCCGGCGTTGATTTTATAAACCAGCTTACCTCCACCAGCGACTTTAACGTGTATCGTTATCGAAACTTCTATAACGGCGGCGGAGTAGCGGCCGGCGACCTGAACGGAGACAGCCTCCCCGACCTGTATCTCATATCAAACAGCGGGGCGAATAAGCTCTACCTGAATCGCGGAGATTTTAAGTTTGAGGATGTCACACAGGCAGCAGGTGTATCCGGAAACAAACCATGGTCTGCCGGCGTGAGCCTGGTCGATATCAACGGCAACGGATTGCTTGACATCTATGTTACCAATTCGGGCGAATTCGAACCTGAACGGCGCCGAAATGAACTCTTCATCAACAACGGTGACGGCACATTTACTGAATCCGCAGCAGAATACGGGCTTGATGATCCGGGTTACTCTATTCACGCATCATTTTTTGACTATGACGGTGACGGCGATCTTGACATGTATCTGCTTAACAATTCCGATGCGGCGATCGCTGATTTTGAACTGAGTGATAACCAGCGAATGGAACGGGATGAATATGGAGGTGATAAGCTTTTCCGCAACGATGACGGGCTATTTACCGATGTTTCGGCCGAAGCGGGTATTTACGGTAGCGAAATCGGGTTCTCACTCAGTGCTACGGTCTCGGATGTAAACCGGGACGGCTGGCCCGATATCTACATCGCCAACGACTTTTTTGAACGGGACTACCTCTACCTCAATAATACAGACGGCACATTTCGCGAAGTTCTCACCGATCAGATGAACAGCATCAGTGCAGCCTCCATGGGAGCTGATATCGCGGATCTCACAAACAACGGCTGGCCCGATATCTATGTGTCCGACATGCTGCCCCTCACGGATGAACGCACCAAGAAAATCACCACCTACGAAAACTGGGAGCTCTTTACCGACAAGGAGTCCTGGGGGTATCACTACCAGGTTACCCGCAACACTCTGCAGCTCAACAACGGAAACGGCACCTATTCGGAAATCGGACGCTATTCGGATGTTCAGGCAAGCGACTGGAGCTGGGCGGTTCTTCTGGCCGATTTCGACCTGAACGGATTTAACGATATTCTGGTAACCAACGGCCTGCTGCAGGATATAACCAACCTCGACTACATACAGGAGATCAATAATCCGGATATGATCCGCTCAATTATCTCCGACCAGGATCTCGATTTCAGTGAACTCATTGAAATGATCCCCTCCAACCCGGTTCCCAACGTGCTGTTTGCCAACAACGGGGACCTCACATTTGAAGAGAAAGCAGAAGCCTGGGGCATCGGTGAACCCGGTTTTTCAAGCGGAGCCGTTTGGGCCGACCTGGACGCCGATGGTGACCTCGACCTGGTAATCAATGACGTGAACAACCCTGCGAAGCTGTACCAGAACCATTCGCTGCAGACCTATCCGGACCGGGGCAGCCTGAAACTGACGCTTCAGGGCAAAGCACCCAATACCCTGGCAATCGGCGCTCAGGCAGAGGCATGGTCAGGTGATCAGTACTGGTTCAGGGAGCACTACCTTCAGCGCGGCTACCAGTCGAGCGTGGAGCCCGGCATTTTTATCGGCACCGGCTTGCAAAACAGTATCGACTCGTTGCGGGTCACATGGCCTAATGGCACGGTTACAACATTAACCGACATCTCACTGCCGTCAGAACTGAGCCTTGTTCAACCCGATACTGAAGCTCCCGAAGACCCTCACCGTTTCAGTAACCCTTCATATCTGCCGGGCGATATGAAACCCGCACAGAATGGGCTCGCATCAGCTCCGCTGCTCACTGATATTTCGGGAAGTATCGGACTCGGCTGGGAGCACCAGCGATTCGATTACAATGATTTTAACCGCGAGCTGCTGCTTGTTCATATGCGATCATCCGAAGGACCTGCCCTTTGTAAGGCGGATGTAAACCGTGACGGCCTGGATGACCTCTATATCGGCGGTGGACGAAATCAACCCGGAGTACTTGTCCGGCAGGATGAAACCGGTAATTTCAGCTCTGTTTCTGTTCCAGATTTTATGGATGACGAATCTGCTGAGGATACGGACTGTGCCTTTTTTGATGCAACAGGCAACGGCTATCCTGACCTTTACGTTACGTCCGGCGGCAACTCCTATTCCACCGGTTCTTCGGGCCTCCTCGATCGCCTTTATCTGAATGACGGTAACGGCATGTTCCGCAAATCCGCAAATTTTCTGCCGACGGGCAGCTATTCCAGTAACTCAACGGTAACCCCTATCGACATAAACGGTGACGAATCCATGGACCTCTTCGTGGGTGAACGCCTCAAGCTGTTCAATGTTGGCCAGCCGGCAAGAGGATTTCTCATGCTGAATGATGGCAACGGTCAGTTTACGGATGTAACTGCTGAATACGGAAATGGGTTCGATTCCCTTGGCATGATCACCTCTTCGGCCGCTATCGACTGGGACATGGACGGCATGGATGACCTGGCCATAACGGGTGAATGGATGCACCCGATGATTTTCCGAAATACAGGAAACGGTTTTGAGCTCATCCCCTCCAATCCGGAACTGAGCCGGCTCCGCGGACTCTGGATGTCACTGACCGTTGATGATCTGGACGGGGACGGACGCGACGACCTGATCCTGGGAAATCTTGGGTTGAATACCCACTTCCGCACAAGTACTGAAAATCCCCTCAGAATGTGGGTCGGAGATTTTCAGAATAACGGCGTTACGGATCAGATCCTTTCACGATCTGTTGAGGGAAGGGATCTGCCTTTTGTACTGAAGCACGATCTTTTCAGTCAGATTCCGTCTCTTCAGTCCAGTTATCCGACATATGAAAGTTACGCATCGCAATCGATGTCCGACCTCTTCGACGCAGAACAGCTTGAAACGGCACGGGTTCTGCAGGCCGACATTCTGGAAAACATTGTCATCTACAACAGAGAGTCCGGTCCTGAATGGGCTTCCCTGCCGCCGCGGGCACAATTTACGCCAGTTCACGGTATTCTAAGCAAGGATCTGGATGGAGATCAGATACCTGAGATTGTGCTTTCAGGAAATCTGATCGAGGCCAAACCAATGGCGGGCCCCTACGATGCAGGTTACGGAACCGCACTGGTTATGACGGAAAACGGAGAAATTAAAAGTTTACCGCCTCAGATTTCGGGGCTCAGTATTCCCGGATCAGGGCGCGATATCATCTCCTTGCAGCGCGCAAACGGTGATAGCCTATTGGTAATCGCCAGAAATAACGGCACTCCGCTTTTTTACAGAATCAACCGCTGA
- a CDS encoding glycosyl hydrolase family 95 catalytic domain-containing protein — protein MKKRPLPILTLLILFAVSTAAIGQSSGWIVEAENVDPNNYYGITVANGMVGIVSSADPLRVSETVLNGVYDFYGRGRSSNILRGFNFAAMNLDVDGQRINRGNISGMTQRLNMREAWFETEFRHAGKVDVTYRVRSLRHLPFTSLIEMEITALRDVTIRPASVIEAPDHLRDVRNYYAVIDRPHVQIPLLTSVADSPTGKHTLAVSNSFLFEEDHMPAYVHEDWDHNMHLLHHTKELKRGETYRFSVVSSATSTEHFSDPQSESERLSVYAMLEGRERLIRKHNEAWDELWESDIIIEGNEQDQLDVRMALYHLYSFVREGSRLSLSPMGLSGLGYNGHVFWDTELWMYPPLLMLQPELARSIVDYRTDRIEGARAKAFSHGYEGAMFPWESNDMGDEATPYWALTGPFQHHITAVVGISFWNYFRVTQDVEWLEEEGYPLLEEVAEFWLSRVEENEDGEFDIINVVAADEYAENVDNNAFTNGTAIQVLTYATRAAEILGIEPDPQWQYVANRIPILEFPDGTTREHAAYDGEMIKQADVNLLTYPLGLITEPAQMRQNLDYYQQRADPRGPAMTHSVYSVISSMLDDPAEAYDLFHKGYRPNLLPPFDVIAETAGGTNPYFATGAGGMLQAVLSGFGGLQLTDSGIVQIDTPLPRGWRSLTITGVGTEDVTFTNRQ, from the coding sequence ATGAAAAAGAGACCCCTTCCCATCTTAACACTTTTGATACTCTTTGCTGTTTCAACCGCCGCTATCGGGCAATCTTCCGGATGGATTGTAGAAGCAGAAAACGTTGATCCGAATAACTACTACGGTATCACGGTGGCAAACGGAATGGTTGGAATTGTGTCATCGGCTGATCCTCTCCGCGTCAGCGAAACCGTTTTGAACGGGGTATATGATTTTTACGGCCGGGGGCGCTCCTCCAATATCCTGCGCGGCTTCAATTTTGCCGCGATGAATCTGGACGTAGACGGGCAGCGCATTAACCGCGGCAATATTTCCGGTATGACGCAGCGCCTCAATATGCGAGAAGCGTGGTTCGAAACAGAATTCCGGCATGCCGGCAAAGTGGACGTCACGTATCGTGTAAGATCGCTGCGCCACCTGCCCTTTACCAGTCTGATCGAAATGGAGATCACCGCCCTTCGCGATGTTACCATTCGTCCTGCAAGCGTTATTGAAGCCCCGGATCACCTGCGCGATGTGAGAAACTATTATGCGGTCATCGACCGGCCTCACGTACAGATTCCGCTGCTTACCTCCGTGGCCGACAGCCCAACCGGCAAACACACCCTCGCCGTCTCCAACAGTTTTCTGTTTGAGGAGGATCATATGCCGGCCTATGTTCACGAAGACTGGGATCACAACATGCACCTGCTTCATCATACCAAAGAGCTTAAAAGAGGTGAAACCTATCGTTTTTCAGTGGTCAGTTCCGCAACCTCTACAGAGCACTTTTCAGATCCCCAAAGTGAATCGGAACGGTTAAGCGTATACGCAATGCTGGAGGGCCGCGAACGTCTCATCCGAAAACACAATGAGGCATGGGATGAGCTCTGGGAGAGCGATATCATTATCGAGGGCAACGAGCAGGACCAGCTGGATGTACGAATGGCGCTCTACCACCTATACTCGTTTGTTCGGGAAGGCTCCCGTTTGAGCCTGTCGCCCATGGGGCTGTCAGGGCTTGGCTACAACGGACATGTTTTCTGGGATACGGAGCTCTGGATGTATCCCCCGCTTCTGATGCTGCAGCCCGAACTGGCACGCTCTATTGTGGACTACAGAACCGACCGCATTGAAGGTGCGCGCGCCAAAGCATTCAGCCACGGATACGAGGGAGCCATGTTTCCATGGGAGTCGAATGACATGGGAGATGAAGCGACGCCTTACTGGGCGTTAACCGGCCCTTTTCAGCATCATATCACGGCGGTTGTGGGCATCTCATTCTGGAACTACTTCCGTGTTACGCAGGATGTGGAGTGGCTTGAAGAGGAAGGATACCCTCTGTTGGAGGAGGTGGCTGAATTCTGGCTCAGCCGCGTTGAGGAGAATGAAGATGGAGAATTTGATATCATCAATGTGGTAGCTGCGGACGAGTACGCTGAAAACGTGGACAATAATGCATTTACCAACGGTACGGCCATACAGGTTCTGACTTATGCCACGCGTGCTGCTGAAATCCTCGGCATTGAGCCTGATCCGCAATGGCAATATGTGGCCAACCGCATTCCCATTCTGGAGTTTCCCGACGGCACCACCCGCGAGCATGCTGCCTACGATGGGGAGATGATCAAGCAGGCGGATGTGAATCTGCTTACCTATCCGCTCGGACTGATAACCGAGCCGGCTCAAATGAGGCAAAACCTGGACTACTATCAGCAGCGTGCGGATCCGCGCGGTCCCGCCATGACCCATTCCGTCTATTCGGTAATCAGTTCCATGCTGGATGACCCCGCTGAGGCTTATGATCTTTTTCACAAAGGCTACCGTCCGAATCTGTTGCCCCCGTTTGATGTGATTGCAGAGACGGCCGGAGGCACCAATCCCTACTTTGCCACCGGCGCGGGCGGGATGCTTCAGGCGGTACTGTCCGGCTTCGGCGGGCTGCAGCTCACCGACAGCGGCATTGTTCAGATCGATACGCCCCTCCCGCGAGGCTGGCGATCGCTCACCATCACAGGCGTTGGCACCGAAGATGTCACATTTACCAACCGGCAGTGA
- a CDS encoding MFS transporter, whose protein sequence is MDTKNYVISRLSVMMFLQFFIWGGFFVTMGIYLLEIFEGEEGLNSIIGQAYATHNWAAVLAPVLVGLIADRYFNAERVNAVCHILGAALLWYAATITAEPGLFIWTMFAYFMLYMPTLALVNAISFANIGDPDKEFPKIRVWGTIGWIAAGFVVAQTILGWVNIPFLEWFTGVEAGIQSTSIPLQMSAIISLIYGLYSFTLPPAPPSEKGKKFSLAEALGLDAVKLLTNKNFAIFSFSSFAISIPLAFYYARTNDFIAAMAFGDAAPSFMTIGQMSEVLFMILIPFFLVRLGVKWMLLVGMLAWTARYFLFGFFPESTALLLVGIALHGVCYDFFFVTGQLYVEKKAPKSLRASAQGFFNLLTYGVGMLIGNYLLGWWGDNINLDGATRQGWLDGAFSFWIMPAAAALVVAIFFFFFFWDDEVEAETLETGATSIIDTDAGETSPGTVA, encoded by the coding sequence ATGGATACGAAAAACTATGTGATTTCCCGTCTCAGTGTGATGATGTTTTTACAGTTCTTTATATGGGGCGGATTCTTTGTTACGATGGGAATTTACCTGCTGGAAATCTTTGAGGGTGAAGAGGGGCTTAATTCCATTATTGGCCAGGCATATGCCACGCATAACTGGGCGGCGGTGCTGGCACCGGTGCTGGTGGGACTGATTGCCGACCGGTATTTTAATGCCGAACGGGTCAATGCCGTTTGTCATATTCTTGGAGCCGCACTTTTGTGGTACGCTGCAACCATTACGGCTGAACCGGGGCTGTTTATCTGGACAATGTTTGCCTACTTCATGCTCTATATGCCCACGCTCGCTTTGGTAAACGCCATCTCCTTTGCAAATATCGGAGATCCGGATAAAGAGTTTCCCAAAATCCGTGTATGGGGTACAATCGGCTGGATTGCTGCCGGTTTTGTGGTTGCACAAACCATCCTTGGCTGGGTGAACATCCCTTTCCTGGAGTGGTTTACAGGCGTGGAAGCGGGTATTCAGTCTACATCCATACCGCTTCAGATGTCGGCCATCATCTCGCTGATCTATGGTTTGTACAGCTTTACCCTGCCCCCCGCACCCCCGTCTGAAAAAGGAAAAAAATTCAGCCTGGCCGAAGCATTGGGGCTCGATGCCGTGAAGCTGCTTACCAATAAAAACTTTGCCATCTTCTCTTTCAGCAGTTTTGCCATCAGTATCCCACTGGCTTTTTACTATGCCCGGACCAACGATTTTATAGCGGCCATGGCTTTCGGTGATGCGGCACCGTCGTTTATGACGATCGGCCAGATGAGTGAGGTGCTTTTCATGATACTTATCCCCTTCTTCCTCGTACGACTGGGAGTAAAGTGGATGCTTCTGGTGGGTATGCTGGCGTGGACGGCCCGTTACTTTCTGTTTGGGTTTTTCCCGGAGTCAACTGCACTGCTCCTTGTGGGTATTGCCCTTCATGGTGTCTGTTACGACTTCTTCTTTGTAACCGGACAGCTCTATGTAGAGAAGAAAGCTCCAAAAAGTCTCCGTGCCAGTGCACAGGGCTTCTTCAACCTGCTTACCTATGGCGTGGGGATGCTTATTGGAAACTACCTGCTGGGATGGTGGGGCGACAACATCAACCTCGATGGCGCCACGCGCCAGGGATGGCTTGACGGAGCCTTTTCATTCTGGATCATGCCTGCTGCAGCGGCACTGGTCGTTGCCATATTCTTCTTCTTTTTCTTCTGGGATGATGAAGTGGAAGCAGAAACCCTCGAGACAGGGGCAACATCCATTATCGATACCGACGCCGGTGAGACAAGCCCGGGTACGGTGGCTTAG
- the nifJ gene encoding pyruvate:ferredoxin (flavodoxin) oxidoreductase — translation MATIQKTLDANEAVAHIAHQLNEVIAIYPITPASPMGEWADAWSSGGQKNIWGTIPDVIELQSEGGAAGAVHGALQSGALTTTFTASQGLLLMMPNLYKIAGELTPAVIHVAARSVAAQALSIFGDHSDVMPMRATGLALLASNSVQEAMDMAVIAHAATLESRIPMIHFFDGFRTSHEIQKIELVSREVLRSMIDDRFVIEHRNRALTPDRPFIRGTAQNPDVFFQARESVNPYYLKCPDIVQGVMDRFADLTGRQYHLFDYVGAEDAERVIVLMGSGAETVHESVENMVQMGEKVGLVKVRLYRPFQMEAFLNSLPESVRSIAVLDRTKEPGSTGEPLYGDVLSAFNENRAEGYRTFSKEPVITGGRYGLSSKEFTPAMVKTIYGELKKEKPKNHFTIGIHDDLTHTSLDYKGDSDQADDEELFEALFYGLGADGTVSANKNSIKIIGENTDGYAQGYFVYDSKKSGAKTISHLRFGPKPIRSAYLIDQADFVACHQFNFLERFDVLKHARQGATFLLNAPVPADQVWSHLPENVQNQIIDKKLRFFCIDGYKVASESGMGNRINTVMQACFFSITDVIDTEKAILKVKEAIRKTYGKRGDAVLQSNFDAVDNALSHIHEVDVPDKAGSGITMRPSVPSEAPEFVQNVIAEIIAGNGDDLPVSALPDDGTYPSGTTKWEKRNITQTIPVLDPDVCIQCSKCAMVCPHGVIRIKAYDEAELDSAPEGFKYMDARGREWPDNTKVSIQVSPEDCTGCELCVEVCPAKNRENTSLKALNMESLEPLLEEEKVNWDFFLDLPEYDRSEIKQDTVKGSQYLEPLFEFSGACSGCGETPYIKLVTQLFGDRMIVANATGCSSIYGGNLPATPWTKNAEGLGPAWSNSLFEDNAEFGLGFRLTIDKQTEQARRLLSDLSGELPGDLVGALLKADQSDEPGIYEQRARVKELKEQLRGLDLQDARMLESIADYLVKKSVWIIGGDGWAYDIGYGGLDHVLASGRDVNILVLDTEVYSNTGGQRSKATPLGAVAKFAAAGKESAKKDLGLMAVSSGKAYVARIAMGASDKQTVKAIMEAEQYPGPSLIIAYSHCIAHGYDMKNGLTQQKLAVDSAYWPLFRFNPTLMDEGENPFMLDSRKPKIKLSEYAYNEMRYLMLLKSNPKQAKELMREAQHHVDEQWSMYEKMASMYRNGQKAAD, via the coding sequence ATGGCCACGATTCAGAAAACACTTGATGCAAATGAAGCTGTTGCACACATAGCCCACCAGTTAAATGAAGTGATTGCCATCTACCCGATTACGCCCGCATCGCCCATGGGCGAGTGGGCAGATGCATGGTCGAGTGGCGGACAAAAAAATATCTGGGGCACCATACCCGATGTCATAGAGCTGCAAAGTGAAGGCGGTGCTGCGGGTGCTGTGCATGGCGCACTGCAATCGGGCGCTCTCACCACCACGTTTACGGCATCACAGGGGCTTCTGCTGATGATGCCCAATCTTTATAAAATTGCGGGTGAATTGACTCCGGCGGTGATTCATGTGGCAGCACGGTCTGTTGCGGCACAGGCTCTCTCGATTTTTGGTGATCATAGCGATGTGATGCCGATGCGAGCAACCGGTCTGGCCCTGCTGGCGTCTAACAGCGTTCAGGAAGCCATGGATATGGCAGTGATTGCACATGCAGCCACTCTCGAATCCAGGATCCCCATGATTCATTTTTTTGATGGCTTTCGCACGTCCCATGAGATTCAGAAAATTGAGTTGGTTTCCAGAGAGGTGCTTCGTTCGATGATTGACGACCGGTTTGTAATTGAACACAGAAACCGTGCACTTACACCCGACCGCCCGTTTATCCGCGGTACGGCACAAAACCCGGACGTCTTCTTTCAGGCCCGCGAATCCGTAAATCCCTATTACCTGAAATGTCCGGATATTGTTCAGGGAGTGATGGACCGCTTTGCTGACCTTACCGGAAGGCAGTATCATCTTTTCGACTACGTTGGCGCTGAAGACGCTGAGCGCGTTATCGTGCTGATGGGTTCAGGGGCTGAAACGGTGCATGAATCAGTGGAAAACATGGTTCAGATGGGCGAAAAAGTGGGCCTGGTAAAAGTGCGGCTATACCGTCCGTTCCAGATGGAGGCTTTTTTGAATTCACTGCCTGAATCGGTACGATCCATAGCCGTTCTCGACCGGACCAAAGAGCCCGGCAGCACAGGAGAGCCTCTGTACGGTGACGTACTTTCTGCGTTCAATGAAAACAGGGCGGAAGGATACAGGACGTTCAGCAAAGAACCTGTTATCACAGGGGGCCGCTATGGTCTTTCGTCCAAGGAGTTTACACCTGCAATGGTAAAAACCATCTACGGCGAGCTTAAAAAAGAGAAGCCCAAAAATCATTTTACTATCGGTATCCATGATGATCTGACTCATACCAGCCTGGACTATAAAGGGGATTCAGATCAGGCAGACGATGAAGAACTTTTTGAAGCACTGTTTTACGGCCTTGGGGCAGACGGTACCGTCAGTGCCAATAAAAACAGTATCAAGATTATTGGAGAGAACACGGACGGATACGCACAGGGATATTTTGTGTACGACTCTAAAAAATCGGGTGCCAAAACGATTTCGCATCTCCGATTCGGGCCAAAGCCCATTCGTTCGGCCTACCTGATTGATCAGGCCGATTTTGTGGCATGCCATCAGTTTAATTTCCTGGAGAGGTTCGACGTGCTGAAGCATGCCAGGCAAGGGGCAACTTTCCTGCTGAACGCACCGGTGCCGGCGGATCAGGTCTGGAGCCATCTGCCGGAAAACGTACAAAACCAGATTATCGACAAGAAACTTCGGTTTTTCTGCATTGACGGCTATAAGGTAGCCTCCGAAAGCGGTATGGGTAACCGGATCAATACGGTGATGCAGGCTTGTTTCTTTTCCATAACAGACGTTATTGACACCGAAAAAGCAATCCTGAAGGTGAAGGAAGCGATCCGTAAAACATACGGAAAGCGCGGGGATGCGGTTCTTCAAAGCAATTTTGATGCTGTGGATAATGCCCTCTCGCATATTCACGAGGTGGATGTACCCGACAAAGCCGGGTCCGGAATTACAATGAGGCCGTCCGTTCCTTCTGAGGCTCCCGAGTTTGTGCAGAATGTAATTGCGGAAATTATTGCCGGTAACGGTGATGACCTGCCCGTAAGCGCACTGCCCGATGACGGCACGTATCCGTCGGGCACTACAAAATGGGAGAAACGAAACATAACGCAAACCATCCCGGTGCTCGATCCGGATGTCTGCATCCAGTGCAGCAAGTGCGCAATGGTCTGTCCGCACGGCGTGATCCGCATCAAAGCGTATGATGAGGCTGAGCTTGATTCGGCACCCGAAGGTTTCAAATATATGGATGCAAGAGGCCGTGAATGGCCCGACAACACCAAGGTATCCATCCAGGTCTCTCCGGAAGACTGTACGGGCTGTGAACTCTGCGTGGAGGTTTGTCCGGCCAAGAACAGGGAGAACACATCCCTGAAGGCGCTGAATATGGAATCACTTGAACCGTTGCTCGAAGAGGAGAAAGTAAACTGGGATTTCTTCCTGGATCTTCCCGAGTACGATCGCAGTGAGATCAAACAGGACACAGTGAAGGGGTCGCAGTATCTCGAGCCGCTCTTTGAGTTTTCAGGTGCCTGTTCGGGATGCGGTGAAACTCCGTATATCAAATTGGTTACACAGCTGTTCGGCGATCGTATGATCGTTGCCAACGCTACGGGATGTTCATCTATTTATGGCGGAAACCTGCCCGCAACGCCATGGACAAAGAATGCTGAAGGACTCGGTCCCGCATGGTCCAATTCGCTCTTTGAGGATAATGCGGAGTTCGGCCTCGGTTTCAGGCTCACTATCGATAAGCAGACGGAGCAGGCAAGGAGGCTTCTTTCCGATCTTAGCGGTGAACTGCCCGGTGATCTTGTCGGGGCACTGCTGAAGGCGGATCAATCAGACGAACCCGGCATTTACGAGCAGAGAGCGCGCGTAAAAGAGCTGAAGGAGCAGCTTCGGGGACTCGATCTGCAGGACGCACGCATGCTGGAGAGCATTGCCGATTACCTGGTAAAGAAAAGCGTCTGGATTATCGGCGGTGATGGATGGGCGTATGATATCGGCTACGGCGGACTCGATCATGTTCTTGCAAGCGGAAGGGATGTGAACATTCTCGTGCTGGATACCGAGGTGTACTCCAACACCGGTGGGCAACGGTCCAAGGCAACGCCTCTGGGAGCCGTTGCCAAGTTTGCGGCTGCCGGCAAGGAATCAGCCAAAAAAGACCTTGGTCTGATGGCTGTGAGCAGCGGCAAAGCGTATGTGGCCCGTATCGCAATGGGTGCCAGCGACAAGCAGACTGTAAAAGCGATTATGGAAGCGGAACAATATCCGGGTCCTTCCCTTATCATCGCCTACAGCCACTGTATAGCACATGGATATGATATGAAGAACGGGTTGACGCAGCAGAAACTGGCCGTTGATTCTGCCTACTGGCCACTTTTCAGGTTCAACCCCACTCTGATGGATGAAGGTGAAAATCCGTTTATGCTCGATTCGAGAAAACCCAAAATTAAATTGTCGGAATACGCCTACAACGAGATGAGATACCTGATGCTTCTTAAGTCGAACCCGAAACAGGCCAAGGAGCTGATGAGGGAAGCCCAGCACCATGTGGATGAGCAGTGGAGTATGTATGAAAAAATGGCATCCATGTACAGAAACGGGCAAAAAGCTGCGGATTAA